A stretch of the Octopus bimaculoides isolate UCB-OBI-ISO-001 chromosome 8, ASM119413v2, whole genome shotgun sequence genome encodes the following:
- the LOC106880843 gene encoding uncharacterized protein LOC106880843: protein MEKLKQLKEEEERKIAEKRHQKEVEWYKRELANKEPALWLHWPEYVYKINPTLHEFSVGCVIRAQSNNFNPNSLQCNVVKQLQNTFKYERQEELVSFIIQIIPSDAFVYANELLFIAIPHFTSRASAITREVFIKMKKGASWCEVPTTEVIVDLHKDIKFAQTLLKAPAQYAVVTRLKRDYITFTTMPAKVVSSYDQRISFSTERNSFSQNEHLLLSAQPVDSASLAELRSHKNSFKGLLSCSPIILTEWESTEFQKPILVTLPCPPNPAKVKRLAAIRAQREERAKNPKRAMLEDAGREKKKRQKESNGGSNTGRVSRQEGSTPEEHSPTHVHDRRPNQRWYMGIYASNDGFLSILPTYLLIYVCLSVYPSIYLSVCLSVCLSVCLSVSVCLFVLSLSLSLCLSIYLPTYLSVCPSVCPSVCLSVCFCLSVSLFLSLSLSLSIYLSICLSVFLSVCLSVLSLFIYLLTCLSICPSVSLSTYLSVCLSVCLSVCLSLCPSVCLSVCLFICMFLCLYIYFSLCLLLSLSLSFSLSLSLSLSGFVSLSIQLRVCVRVSIYIYVCTYMCVYV from the exons atggagaaattaaagcaattaaaagaagaagaagaaagaaaaattgctgAGAAACGCCACCAAAAGGAAGTTGAATGGTACAAAAGAGAATTAGCGAATAAAGAACCAGCACTTTGGCTGCACTGGCcagaatatgt ATACAAAATCAATCCAACGCTACATGAATTCAGTGTGGGATGTGTTATCCGAGCTCAGTCAAACAACTTCAATCCCAACAGCCTACAGTGTAACGTTGTCAAACAGCTACAGAACACATTTAAATACGAACGCCAGGAGGAACTTGTCAGTTTCATCATACAAATAATTCCATCAGACGCTTTTGTATATGCTAAT GAACTTTTATTCATTGCAATACCACATTTCACTTCAAGAGCCAGCGCCATCACACGGGAagtttttataaaaatgaaaaaaggcgCTTCTTGGTGCGAGGTACCAACCACAGAAGTCATCGTTGATTTACATAAG GACATAAAATTTGCTCAAACTTTGCTGAAGGCTCCTGCCCAGTATGCTGTTGTAACTAGATTGAAACGAGACTATATCACTTTCACTACAATGCCAGCAAAAGTTGTGTCGTCCTATGACCAAAGGATTTCATTCTCTACAGAAAGAAACTCTTTTTCACAGAATGAACACTTGCTTCTTTCG GCCCAGCCAGTGGACAGCGCTTCGCTTGCAGAACTTCGTTCACACAAGAACTCATTCAAAGGGTTGCTATCTTGCAGTCCAATTATATTAACAGAATGGGAAAGTACTGAGTTTCAGAAACCTATTTTG GTTACGCTCCCTTGCCCACCAAATCCGGCCAAAGTGAAGCGCCTGGCAGCTATCAGGGCCCAACGTGAAGAACGAGCAAAGAACCCGAAAAGGGCCATGCTAGAAGATGCTGggcgagaaaagaaaaagagacaaaaggaGTCGAATGGTGGATCGAATACAGGGAGGGTATCTAGACAGGAGGGGTCAACACCAGAGGAACATTCTCCAACGCACGTGCATGACAGGAGACCGAATCAACGCTGGTATATGGGGATTTACGCAAGCAACGATGGTTTTCTATCAatcctacctacctatctacttatctatgtctgtctgtctgtctatccatctatctatctgtctgtctgtctgtctgtctgtctgtctgtctgtctgtctgtgtctgtctgtttgtttgtcctctctctctctctctctctctgtttatctatctatctacctacttacctgtctgtctgtccgtctgtctgtccgtctgtctgtctgtccgtctgtttctgtctgtctgtctctctttttctctctctctctctctctctctctatctatctatctatctgtctgtctgtctttctgtctgtctgtctgtctgtcctctctctatttatctacctacttacctgtctgtctatctgtccgtctgtctctctgtctacctatctgtctgtctgtctgtctgtctgtctgtctgtctgtctgtctctctgtccgtctgtctgtctgtctgtctgtctatttatctgtatgtttcTCTGCCTATACATCTACTTTTCTCTatgtctacttctctctctctctctctctttctctctctctctctctctctctctctctggctttgtttctctttcgatacagctacgtgtgtgtgtgcgtgtatctatatatatatatgtgtgtacatatatgtgtgtgtatgtgtga